The genomic segment AGAACAGCCGCGTGCCCGGCGGAAGCTGCGTCAGCCTGGGGATGCCTTCCACCTCCAGGTTGGCCCCCAGCCACGACGCCAGCACGCGCGGGAGCTCCAGCGCGTGCGCCACCTGCGCCAGCTCCTCGGTGGACACCAGCGAGAGCTGCCGCGTGTTGCGGATGGGCGTCCCCCTGGGGAACCACGGCGTGCGCACGTCCGACAGGCGCGTCAGCCCCGCGTGCCTGTCCCCTTCGATGCCCTCGAAGGACAGCCGCACCTCGGGCAGGTCATGGGTGACGAAGCTCTTTTGCTCGGTGCAGACGAGGACGCGCACGGTGCGTCCGACCAGCGCTGGAGGAGTACGGGCCATGGCCCCGTTCTAACCCGGCCCGGCCTCCTGTGCTCCGCGCGCGTCAGAGCAGGGTGAGCTGCTGCGGCTTGCCCCCGAGCGGCCGTGCATCCACACCCGCGTCGCGCAGCGCCTGTGCCAGCTCCTCCGCGAAGCCGTGGCAGGTAATCACCTCGTTGGCGCCCGTCGCCTTCGCGTAGGACAGCAGCGAGGGGAAGTCCGCGTGGTCCGACAGCGGGAAGGCCACGTCCGCGCCGTAGCGCCGCGCCGCCCCCGGGTCCACCGCCCAGCCCGTCAGCACCGCCGTGGCGCGGGGCCACAGGTGCGCCAGGGCACCTCCGCGCGCCTGGTGCGGAGGAATGAAGAGCACCTCGCCCGGCTCCACCTTGCCGCTGAAGAGGCGCAGGTTCTCGATGGGCACGCCCAGCTCCGCGTAGAGCTGCGCGACTTCGTAGATGGAGGAATGCGCCACCAGCGAAAAGCCCCGGTCTGCGAGCTGCTTCATCGCCTCCTGGCTCTTGCCCAGCGGGTAGCCGAGCAGCACGGGCACCGCGCCCCGCTCGAGCTGCTTTCGCACCCACGCCTCCACCTGCCCTATCACCTCCGCGCGCGGCGGGAAGCGGTAGCGCGGGTGGCCGAAGGTGGACTCGATGACGAGCGTGTCGCACTCCGCCACCTCCGTCGCCTCGGCCGTGAGGGACGGCGCCACGTTCAAATCACCCGTGTAGACAATGCGCTTCCCATCCGCGCGGATGGCGCGCAGCTGCGCGCTGCCCAGGATGTGCCCGGCCGGCAGCAGCTCCAGCACCAGCGGGCCCAGCTCGAAGGGCTGCCGGTAGGGCACCGCCAGGGGCGCATTCACCGGGCCCAGCCGGTGCGTCATGAAGCGCAGCGTGGCCGCCGTGGCGATGGTGCGCTCATGCCGGGCGATGTGGTCCGAGTGCCCATGACTGACGAAGCAAAGCGGCGACTTGCGCTTCGCATCCAGGGACAGCTGGGTGCCCGTCAGGTGCATCCCGTTTCGGCGGAGCTCCACACTCATGGCAGGGCCCCGGGATATAGCGCGTCCGCGCGCGCGGGGCCCTCCTCACTTCCGCTCCCCGCCCGCCCGCCCGCAGGGCAGGCCCACCTCCCAGGGAGGACGGCGTCCGCGTCCCACTCGGAGTCCGTGAAGCGCCCACACGGAACGAGGCCCGCCAGCGCCTGCCCTGGCACGTCCAGCCGCTACGCCGTCCGCGAGCGCCACCACGTCCAGGCCGCGGCACCCACGTCCGACACCAGCACGCCCACGAGGATGAGGCCGCCGCCCGCCCACTCGCGCGCGCCCAGCACCTCGTAGCCCAGCGCCACCGAGTACGCCGCGGCGTACACCGGCTCCATGGAGTAGATGACCGCCGCCCGCACCGCCGAGGTGCGCGCCTGTCCCCACGTCTGCACGCTGATGGCCACCGCGCTGGCGAGCACGCCGCAGACGAGCACGGCCCCGACGAACGACGGAGTCCACTCCACCCGCCGCGTCACGAAGGGCAGGCACGCCGCGGACAGCAGCACCACGCTCCACAGCTGCACCGCCACCAGCCCCATCACCCCCTCCTTCGGCGCATAGCGCTCCGTAAGGGTGATGTGGCACGCGTACGCCACCGCGCAGCCCAGCGTCAGCACGTCACCCCGCGCCAGCCCGCCGCCTGTCGCGCCCACGTCCGGCCGCGTGAGGAAGTAGAGCCCCACCGCCGCCAGCACCACCCCCAGCAGCGACGTGGCCTTCGGCACCCGCTTGAAGAGCACCAGTGACAGCAGCGGGACGAACACCACGCTCATCCCGGTGATGAAGGCCGAGCGCGACGGCGTGGTGGAGGTGAGCCCCACCGTCTGCATGACGAAGCCCGCGAACAGGAACGCGCCGAGCACCGCGCCGCGCCGCAGGTTCTGGGGCGCCAGCACCTGCCGCCCCGCCAGCGCGCTCAGCACCACCGCGCCCACGAGGAAGCGCAGCGTGAGGAAGGAGAACGGGTCGCCGTACCCCAGCGCGTCCTTCACCACCACGAAGGTGACGCCCCAGAAGATGGTGATGAGCGCCAGCGCGCCGTCTGCCTGGAGGCGCTGCACGCGCGCCGGACGGGACGGGCTGCCGCCCAGCGTGTCGGAAGTCGAGGTGTTCATGGGGCGCTACGAGCCGAGGGAGTGCCGGGGAGGAGGCTGCTTCTGGCCCAGGCGCGGCGACAACGCAACCCACCGCGTGTCACACCGTCAGGTCCTTCTCCAGGACGACCAGGGCCTTGGTCCGGCCCGCCGCGTCCCAGGCCTGGTTGGTGCGCCGGGTGAGCTCCGGAGCGGCGGGTCGGAAGCCCAGCCCGCCGAAGGTGCGCAGCGAGGCGCTGTTGTCGTCGTCGATGTCCGCCTGGACGCGAGGCTCACCCTGACGCCGGGCCTCGTCCATCAGGCAGGTCAGCAGGCGGGTGGCCACGCCCATCCGGCGGACCTGCGGCGCCACCACCAGCGAGCGCACCCAGACGCCGTCCAGCGGGAGCGCCTCCTGGCGATAGGAGTCCACCCAGGCGAAGCCATGCATCCGCCCCTGCGCGTCGAAGGCGCCCGCCGCGGCGCCCCGCCGGTGCGGCTCGGCGAGCCCCCACCGCTCCCGGAGCTGGCGGCGGAGGAAGCCGGAGGACACCACCAGCCGCTCGCCCGCGAAGACGAGCAGCGCGTCCAGGTCGTCCACGTGCAGCAGGCGGACCTCCAGCGGTCCCACCAGCGCACGCCGCAGCGGCCTCGACCAGCCGGAGAAGAAGAAGTCCCGCACGCGTCGGTAGACTACCCGTGTCCCGGGCCGGGCCCACGCCAGGGCCAGCGTCTGCTGCGTCACCCACAGGGCCGGGCGGAAGGGCCGGGGCAGCGGCAGCACCCACTGCCCGCGCCGCACCGCCACCACCCGCCCCAGCGTCACGCCGCCCGGCGGGTCCTCGCTCCCCAGCAGCGCCGCCGTCCGCCAGGGCCGCGTGGACACCACCACGTGCGCTACCAGCTGACGTCCACGCCGCATCAGCGCCACGTCCCCGCGCGCCAGCTGCCCGGGCCCGCAGCGCAGCACCCGCACCGAGTCCCCGCTGCGCAGCAGGGGGTACAGGCTCCGCCCCGCGCCACGCACCCACAGCCGCTGCCCGGGAGGCAGCGACTCCAGCACGTCCAGCAGCACCTCAGTGGAGGGTGGCTTCCGCGGCGGCATGCACCCACTCCTCCACGAAGCCCGCCACGGCCGGGTCCTTGCGGAACGTCAGCTTCCGGGCCGCCGTGCGCTCCAGCAGCGCGGACAGCCGCTGCAGCACGTCCGCCGGAGTCACTTCTCCCAGCAGCGGGCGGAACACCTGCCCCGCCAGGGCGGCCAGGGCCTCGCGCGCGGGCACCAGCGCCAGCCGCTCCGCGTCTCCCTTCTCCAGCAGCAGCAACGCCGCGAGCCGCGCACGGGGCAGCGCCGAGGGCAGGTCCAGGTCCGAGCAGAACGGGCTGCCCTCCACGTGCCCGTCTGGATAGAGCGCGATGACCTCGTCGGAGAGCACCTTCGCGCCCGCGCCCGCGCACAGCCGAGTGAAGGTGGACTTGCCCGCGCCGCTGGGGCCCAGGGCCACCACCCCGGCGGTGCCGAAGGCCACGCCTCCCGCATGCAGGAGCAGCCCTCCCTGCCTCAGCGTGGCGAGCTGGAGCGCCACACGCAGCGCCAGCTCCGTGTCGAGCGCGTCGGCCGGGGGCTCCACCAGGACGGTGTCTCCCTGGAGTGCGAAGCGGGGCCCGGCGGGACGCCGGGGGTCCAGCGGTCCGCCCTCTCCCGCCGGCACGCCGCCCACCCTCACGGAGAGGTGGACGGGCGCCTCGGGGGACTCGAAGGGGGCGAGCGTGCAGCGCTCAGCAGTCCGGGAGAGCAGCCGGGCGTCCACCTCCACGCCCCAGTCTCCAAACCGCAGCCGCATGCCCGC from the Pyxidicoccus xibeiensis genome contains:
- a CDS encoding GNAT family N-acetyltransferase, which encodes MPPRKPPSTEVLLDVLESLPPGQRLWVRGAGRSLYPLLRSGDSVRVLRCGPGQLARGDVALMRRGRQLVAHVVVSTRPWRTAALLGSEDPPGGVTLGRVVAVRRGQWVLPLPRPFRPALWVTQQTLALAWARPGTRVVYRRVRDFFFSGWSRPLRRALVGPLEVRLLHVDDLDALLVFAGERLVVSSGFLRRQLRERWGLAEPHRRGAAAGAFDAQGRMHGFAWVDSYRQEALPLDGVWVRSLVVAPQVRRMGVATRLLTCLMDEARRQGEPRVQADIDDDNSASLRTFGGLGFRPAAPELTRRTNQAWDAAGRTKALVVLEKDLTV
- a CDS encoding potassium transporter TrkH yields the protein MRLRFGDWGVEVDARLLSRTAERCTLAPFESPEAPVHLSVRVGGVPAGEGGPLDPRRPAGPRFALQGDTVLVEPPADALDTELALRVALQLATLRQGGLLLHAGGVAFGTAGVVALGPSGAGKSTFTRLCAGAGAKVLSDEVIALYPDGHVEGSPFCSDLDLPSALPRARLAALLLLEKGDAERLALVPAREALAALAGQVFRPLLGEVTPADVLQRLSALLERTAARKLTFRKDPAVAGFVEEWVHAAAEATLH
- a CDS encoding MOSC domain-containing protein gives rise to the protein MARTPPALVGRTVRVLVCTEQKSFVTHDLPEVRLSFEGIEGDRHAGLTRLSDVRTPWFPRGTPIRNTRQLSLVSTEELAQVAHALELPRVLASWLGANLEVEGIPRLTQLPPGTRLFFPEDAVLAVEGENEPCTGPGKVIEGHHPGIPKLASRFVKAAWERRGLVAWVDRPGVIRAGDAVRVMLPKPVTYVLPGSPVNRKGQLS
- a CDS encoding DMT family transporter — encoded protein: MNTSTSDTLGGSPSRPARVQRLQADGALALITIFWGVTFVVVKDALGYGDPFSFLTLRFLVGAVVLSALAGRQVLAPQNLRRGAVLGAFLFAGFVMQTVGLTSTTPSRSAFITGMSVVFVPLLSLVLFKRVPKATSLLGVVLAAVGLYFLTRPDVGATGGGLARGDVLTLGCAVAYACHITLTERYAPKEGVMGLVAVQLWSVVLLSAACLPFVTRRVEWTPSFVGAVLVCGVLASAVAISVQTWGQARTSAVRAAVIYSMEPVYAAAYSVALGYEVLGAREWAGGGLILVGVLVSDVGAAAWTWWRSRTA
- a CDS encoding MBL fold metallo-hydrolase, which gives rise to MSVELRRNGMHLTGTQLSLDAKRKSPLCFVSHGHSDHIARHERTIATAATLRFMTHRLGPVNAPLAVPYRQPFELGPLVLELLPAGHILGSAQLRAIRADGKRIVYTGDLNVAPSLTAEATEVAECDTLVIESTFGHPRYRFPPRAEVIGQVEAWVRKQLERGAVPVLLGYPLGKSQEAMKQLADRGFSLVAHSSIYEVAQLYAELGVPIENLRLFSGKVEPGEVLFIPPHQARGGALAHLWPRATAVLTGWAVDPGAARRYGADVAFPLSDHADFPSLLSYAKATGANEVITCHGFAEELAQALRDAGVDARPLGGKPQQLTLL